In Phlebotomus papatasi isolate M1 chromosome 1, Ppap_2.1, whole genome shotgun sequence, the following proteins share a genomic window:
- the LOC129808755 gene encoding UMP-CMP kinase isoform X1 has translation MLDNLVRISSVLGRLSHKRQVRLLTRFAAKYSEKHCINMSLPKPNIVFVLGAPGSGKGTQCEKIVKKFGYVHLSAGDLLREERNREGSEYGELIENYIRNGKIVPVDVTCALLENAMNQNIKVSGKDSFLIDGFPRNQDNLDGWNRRMAEKANLKFVLVFKCPEDACVERCINRGKSGSNRSDDNIESLKKRFVTFTNDSLPIINHYKEQNLVREVDATKSPDEVFEDVKVLFAD, from the exons ATGTTAGATAATTTAGTTCGAATTAGTTCTGTGCTTGGTCGATTGTCACATAAGCGGCAGGTGCGATTATTGACACGTTTTGCAGCAAAATATAGTGAAAAACATTGCATCAACATGAGTTTACCAAAGCCCAATATTGTGTTTGTTTTGGGGGCTCCTGGTTCCGGGAAGGGCACCCAGTGTGAAAAAATAGTCAAGAAATTTGGTTACGTACACCTGTCGGCTGGTGATTTGCTGCGGGAAGAGCGAAATCGGGAGGGTTCAGAATACGGTGAACTCATTGAGAATTACATTCGAAATGGGAAGATTGTGCCCGTGGACGTGACCTGTGCCCTATTGGAGAATGCCATGAACCAGAATATCAAG GTCAGCGGGAAGGATAGTTTCCTGATAGATGGCTTCCCACGGAATCAGGATAACCTCGATGGCTGGAATCGACGGATGGCCGAGAAGGCGAACCTCAAGTTTGTCCTCGTGTTCAAATGTCCGGAGGATGCATGCGTGGAAAGATGCATAAATCGTGGAAAGAGTGGTAGTAATCGTTCAGATGACAACATCGAGAGCCTCAAAAAGCGTTTCGTCACATTCACCAACGACTCTCTCCCCATCATCAATCACTACAAGGAGCAGAACTTGGTCCGGGAAGTGGATGCCACCAAGTCTCCCGACGAGGTATTTGAAGATGTTAAAGTTCTATTTGCtgactaa
- the LOC129808755 gene encoding UMP-CMP kinase isoform X2 translates to MLDNLVRISSVLGRLSHKRQVRLLTRFAAKYSEKHCINMSLPKPNIVFVLGAPGSGKGTQCEKIVKKFGYVHLSAGDLLREERNREGSEYGELIENYIRNGKIVPVDVTCALLENAMNQNIKVSGKDSFLIDGFPRNQDNLDGWNRRMAEKANLKFVLVFKCPEDACVERCINRGKSGSNRSDDNIESLKKRFVTFTNDSLPIINHYKEQNLVREVDATKSPDERI, encoded by the exons ATGTTAGATAATTTAGTTCGAATTAGTTCTGTGCTTGGTCGATTGTCACATAAGCGGCAGGTGCGATTATTGACACGTTTTGCAGCAAAATATAGTGAAAAACATTGCATCAACATGAGTTTACCAAAGCCCAATATTGTGTTTGTTTTGGGGGCTCCTGGTTCCGGGAAGGGCACCCAGTGTGAAAAAATAGTCAAGAAATTTGGTTACGTACACCTGTCGGCTGGTGATTTGCTGCGGGAAGAGCGAAATCGGGAGGGTTCAGAATACGGTGAACTCATTGAGAATTACATTCGAAATGGGAAGATTGTGCCCGTGGACGTGACCTGTGCCCTATTGGAGAATGCCATGAACCAGAATATCAAG GTCAGCGGGAAGGATAGTTTCCTGATAGATGGCTTCCCACGGAATCAGGATAACCTCGATGGCTGGAATCGACGGATGGCCGAGAAGGCGAACCTCAAGTTTGTCCTCGTGTTCAAATGTCCGGAGGATGCATGCGTGGAAAGATGCATAAATCGTGGAAAGAGTGGTAGTAATCGTTCAGATGACAACATCGAGAGCCTCAAAAAGCGTTTCGTCACATTCACCAACGACTCTCTCCCCATCATCAATCACTACAAGGAGCAGAACTTGGTCCGGGAAGTGGATGCCACCAAGTCTCCCGACGAG